A single genomic interval of Lathyrus oleraceus cultivar Zhongwan6 chromosome 7, CAAS_Psat_ZW6_1.0, whole genome shotgun sequence harbors:
- the LOC127106330 gene encoding germin-like protein subfamily 1 member 17 — MKVLYFLVSILALASVSFAYDPSPLQDFCVAIKDPKDGVFVNGKFCKDPALVKAEDFFKHIDPGNPVNALGSQVTPVFVDQLFGLNTLGISLARIDFAPKGLNPPHIHPRGTEILTVLEGTLYVGFVTSNQDKNRLFTKVLNKGDVFVFPIGLIHFQLNVGYGNAVAIAGLSSQNPGVITIANALFKSNPPISDEVLTKAFQVDKSIIDYLQGQTWYDNN, encoded by the exons ATGAAAGTTCTTTACTTCCTTGTTAGCATTTTGGCTTTGGCATCCGTTTCCTTTGCTTATGACCCAAGCCCTCTCCAAGACTTTTGTGTTGCAATCAAAGACCCTAAAGATGGTG TATTTGTGAATGGAAAGTTCTGTAAAGATCCTGCGCTAGTTAAAGCTGAAGATTTCTTCAAACATATTGATCCTGGGAATCCCGTAAATGCATTAGGCTCTCAAGTGACTCCAGTATTTGTAGACCAACTATTTGGACTAAACACACTTGGAATATCTTTGGCTCGTATTGATTTTGCCCCTAAAGGTTTAAATCCACCCCACATTCACCCTCGAGGGACTGAGATCCTTACAGTTCTCGAAGGAACTCTTTATGTTGGATTTGTCACTTCCAATCAAGATAAAAATCGTCTTTTCACCAAAGTTCTCAACAAGGGAGATGTGTTTGTGTTCCCAATTGGTCTAATTCACTTTCAACTAAATGTGGGATATGGCAACGCCGTTGCCATCGCTGGACTTAGCAGTCAAAATCCAGGAGTTATCACTATTGCAAATGCTTTGTTTAAATCTAATCCCCCTATTTCTGACGAGGTTCTTACTAAAGCTTTTCAAGTTGATAAGAGTATCATTGATTATCTTCAAGGACAGACTTGGTATGACAATAACTAG